GAAGGTTTCGCCAGTGTTCTGAATAGTCAGTGTATGCTGATCAGGATACAACAAAGCCAGCCTTTTTCGAACATTGGGTAAGCCGATGCCGCCCGGTTCTTCGAGCGCGTTGGTCGATTTTTTTCCTATTGGGTTCTGCACGCTGAAGGCAAGGATATCGTCCTGTATTTCCACCCTTACCTTCAGGTCGCCGGGCTCCAACCGGGCGGGGCTATGTTTGTAGGCATTTTCCAGCAGGTGAATGAACAGCAACGGGGCAATGTAGCATGATTCAGTTTCCCCCTCTATCTGTAGGTCCACTACTGGGCTGTGCTTGTAGCGGAGCTGCTGCAAACTCACATAGTCCCGCAAATAATCCATCTCCCTGGTCAGCGGAACCGTGGCCGCGTTGGACTCATAAATCATGTAGCGCATCAACGAGGCCAGGTGCATGACCGCCTCCGGGGCGGCCGGAGCTTGCTTATATACCAGCGTGTGGATGTTGTTGAGGGTGTTGAACAGAAAATGCGGGTTAATCTGTGATTTCAAATTAACCAATTCGGCCTCCACGGCCTGCTTCTCCAACTGTTCTTTCCGAATGGTGTTAAGCACTAAGTTCTCGGTGACCCGGGCCAGCCAGCTCAGGAAGAGAAAGATGGGGACTGTGGTGATTAAGTGCATTGAATAATACCCAAAATCAAACGGCTGCTGGTGGAAAAGCAAAAAGCACAAAGGCGCGGTCAGCGCGATGCCCGCCAGTCGGAGCCAATAGTCTCTTCCCTTTCTCTTGCCGGTAGTAAGGGTTAATAGGTAGAAATGACCGTAAAAAACATACATACAGGTGGTTATAAAACCCGCCGTGGTGGTACGCCAGTGGGCGTCGGTATCACCTTTAAGTTGTAAGACTACCGCCAAGGTGAATAAGACCCAGACAGATAGGTGAATCAGCCGGAAGATTCTTTTGACGCGCTCCATAGCACAAAGGTGGGTTTTTCGGTGCTAGTCCGGGCCAGCATTTCGACCAGCTACGAAGGCTAATCTACGGGAGAGGCAAAGGAGCCTGCCAGTGCGTTGGCAGAAGCAAAGTCCAACTTGGTCGAGTACTTCACCGCATCAGCATATCACATTTCGCTATTCGATTCGGTAACGATTGCTTCGTTCTGAAATAGAAAGGTAACTGAAGCAAATCCGATAAAATGGGAACTCACCCCTTAGGCCTGATCATCCGCAATGTCTCGAAAAGGTATGCGAATGGCGTG
The window above is part of the Hymenobacter radiodurans genome. Proteins encoded here:
- a CDS encoding sensor histidine kinase, encoding MERVKRIFRLIHLSVWVLFTLAVVLQLKGDTDAHWRTTTAGFITTCMYVFYGHFYLLTLTTGKRKGRDYWLRLAGIALTAPLCFLLFHQQPFDFGYYSMHLITTVPIFLFLSWLARVTENLVLNTIRKEQLEKQAVEAELVNLKSQINPHFLFNTLNNIHTLVYKQAPAAPEAVMHLASLMRYMIYESNAATVPLTREMDYLRDYVSLQQLRYKHSPVVDLQIEGETESCYIAPLLFIHLLENAYKHSPARLEPGDLKVRVEIQDDILAFSVQNPIGKKSTNALEEPGGIGLPNVRKRLALLYPDQHTLTIQNTGETFTVALTIQGLHLPAHERKAHLLHH